The genomic segment CCTAGGCGCGGCTCCCACGTTGACCTGAAGATGACTATGCCTTAGACTCTCACGTATGTTGACGACCAAACCGAGCGCGTACCTGACTGAGCATTGAATATCAGCCATACCTAAGGTAGACTCACGTACAGTATACAGTCCCGGGCTGCTGATTGCCACCGAACCTCGGGTCACAATGTCCAAGCCACCTACACAATCGGCGTGAACGTGGTCGTCGACGGTCTAGAAGGAAAACGGAGTGTGGCgcgctacctaccttacgaTTTGCTACGGACGACGACGCATTGGCATTAATGAACAAGGTGACAGCGACAGAGAAGAACTGGAGACGTCCCCGTTTCCAGTTGAAGCGCAGGGTCGCAAGAGGTCGCAGGGCCAGCCGCCACAGGGCTTGAAAGGTTGAAGGAGGGGCGTCACGGGCGGAAGTAGAGACCTTGCACCTTGCAGGGCCAGCAAGCAGGGATTAGACAGGGACGAGCGACAAGACAAGAAAAAAGGGGAAATTTGGGTCTTGCTGTTAGTGCATCGTGTTGCTATGCGATGCCATCCAATGACTGTTGTGTACCTGCACCCCAGACAACGCCATCGGCAGACGGCCAGCCATGATTTACAACTGCAGACACTAAGGGGTTTCAATAAgtgatgctgctgctgctgctgtaccTTACATAGGTACGAATACCTACATACCTTGATGTACCTAAGGACTGGGCTGCGTAGAAATGCATATTCTGGCTGCTTATGCGCGTGCAACTTTCACCGGTTGTTCCTGCTGTGTTTCGTGGGCGTCCGCCTGTGATGCCATCCCCTGTTGTTGCCCCTGCTTCCGTGCGTGCCTCGCATGGGGGGGCCCTGGCGCCGTCGTGGCTGCGGATACATGTGGTCGTGCTAACTCATCCCTTGAACGTACCGCGGTACGTATCCCTACCCTCTACCGGTCTCGATGCCCGTGCTCCCAAGTGAGAGGCACCCACCTCAGGATTCCCATTCAGGAGCGTTCCTACCGTCTTGAGTATGGAAACGTGAGGTGTCGAATGGAAGGTGCTTTCCATCTTTACGGTACCTTACGGAGCACTGATGTCCCTGTATTAGCGTCGCGTTAGGTGCTAGACTCAACTCAGTCTGTTCCTTGCGTCCCCACGATTGGCCCAATAACACCCTGTCCCAGTTGACAAGTGGAAAGTCACCTCTGAGTCCTCTCCCCTCCCTAGGGCCCCAAAGTGCCCAAGTGCCCCCCCTCTGGGAATCCAATCCAATCCAATTCAATCCAGCTGCACCATTGCACTATTGCACCACAACCAGTTCCAGCCCGGGGCGACTCAAGTGCATTGCTTCTTTCCCTCTTTCGTCTCCTCGTTCATCCTCTTTCGCTTGCCTCCCCCGGCCGTTTTGGCACCTGCTCATCACCTCCCCCTCGTATCCGATTCTGGGGGGAAACAGAGATCGCTTCCATTCTTTCTTTCCCGCTTCTCGTCTCGCTTCCTCTCGACcttttctctttttcccccccTTCCCTCCTAGGcttccccctcccctcctcgtGTCCGTGTTCCATCATCTGTTCCTCGCGACAGATCGGGACCAATCCTTAGCACAGGCGTCGAAAGGAACCGTTTCCAGCTGCTCTCGGCCTGAGACCTCTTGCTACTTACCTTACTGAGCACCAAGCACCGGCCGGCCAGTTTGAATAAACCTCAGGCTACCTCAGGTTGTCTCTCGATACCCTCgaatcctcttctttttcttccaaCACTCTTTTCGTCTTTCGACCTTTCCCACTTGGCTGCTGCGCCTTCTTTGTTATCCGCCAGACCGCAGTGCCTAAAACGGACGCCCGCCTCCCGCTACCTTAGTGCGTACTGCTTGGATTCTAAGAAAGAACACTCTACCGATCCTCGAACCTGTTTATCCATCTGCAACACCAACTGAAAGGAAAGGCCCCTACGACGACATCCTTCCCAAAATATTCGACCTCAGATTCCATTTCTGCTTCTTCTTTCGCCCATCTTCGACCCGCATCGAAACTTTCTCCCGTTTTCGAGCGTCTAACCAATCCTGACCTCATTGTCCTCATGCGCGGTTGGTAGCATTCTCGGCAGCCACACCATCAGCCGGCCATCGACCTGTTATTCGACCTCTATGTGGCATCCTCCATTCTAGACTGACGCCATAACCGATCCTTCGGCTAAGACACGACCTGCACCGCCAGGATTCCAACCACCGACCACTTCTTAGGCTCGCCCGACCGTTCATTCTATCTGTTGTCGATTTCCCCAACGCATACGAGACCTGTAAAACAGCTGCATCGCATTGCATGGGAACTTAAAGTAACACGCGATTCGAAATCGACCGACCATGTCGCCGCAACGCCCAAACTTCATCGACCTTCGGGCGCCCTCGAGCATGTCCAACGTTTCGAGACCTTTACGATCCCCTAGACTCCATGTCGCAGGCGAGGCACCCCCGGAATTGTCACCTCTCGATGCCTTCGCTCTTCAGAGTCGCCTGTTGGCGAGGCAGCTCCAAGCTGCCGCGAGCGGCGAAGGAAGGCGCATGAGCAGACTGCCACCTCTGACGACTGAAAGTCCTTTGGTCGTACAGGGCCGATCAGACTACTTTCGCTCTATGTCTAATGATTCAGGATCCGACGAGATGCCACTTCCTGAGCTTCAAAACCCAGGATTGGGACTTAGAACCGAGGTAGAGGACGCCTTCCCGTCTGAGAAAGATCGACCGGTCTCGGTGCACCCTCGAATGAGCCGCATTCCGCCTACTCCCGACGAGAACGAGCCTCTCCCAACGCCCCTGCCCGACATGATGCGTGGACGAGTATTGGATTCGATGGAGGAACACCAGGATGAGACGTACTTTGGCGCAAGAAGAGAGCAGTCCCCTACGCCAATGGAACACCCCACGAACGACTCTCACTTGCAAACCTCGCCTTCACGAAAAGATCATTCACTACCTCTGCTCTCGCCAGCACGGTCACGCGAAAATTCATTAAATGGATCGCCTGGCAAGTCAAAAGGACACTCGTTTGATGGACCTGGCTTGGCTCCTCCGCGACCGAGCTTCACAGCACGATCGGCGACCTCCATGTCTTCTCCCCTCGAAAATACTAGCGACGCCATGAGCAACTCTGTTCAATCATTGCCCCCGCGCAAACTTTCAAGTTGCAGCGCTTATGCGGCGTCAAATGCGTCACCCAACCTGAACCCAGGTCCTTTCCAACGCTCACCTTCCGTGTGCTCCGACGCCTCCATGCCATTACCGCGACCATCCTTCAACTTTTCGAGGCCCATGAGCCGAGCCGGCACACCTGGTTTGGAGACCCCAACGCGTCAGGCCTCATCCGACAGCCAACCGTCATTCATGTTTGCGAATGACGACTCTGCCAATACTCCTGTTAGCATGAACAGCGAGGGCTTCCCCGACCATGTGCATGACGATGGCAAGGCCGCTCCTTCGTACATTTATTCCAAGTACTCACTTCCCCGAGGCAAGATCGTGCAGCGATCTGTTCCTCTCGACCCTCACCCGCAAGCTTCCTTTCAATGGGAGCAGCCCGTGACTGCTCCAAGCAACGTGCAAGCTATCCAACGCGGAGCACCCCCATCTCCGCCAACTCGGCCATCTAGCTCAGCAGAGCCCGATAACCTCAGCTTGGGCAAGCCTTCCTTCGAGCAAGGAAAGCGCAGTCTCGATCGCGGTGGCCCGGCCCCGCAGCCATCCCCCAATCCCAGCCGTCCATCGACCGAGAGCCGGGCTTCAGAGGAGGATTCTCGGGGTCGTGCCCTTGTTTCTCAGGCCCACGATACTGCTGCTCGTGGTCAGACTGCCATGTCAACTACCAGTGATTCTAACAGCACTGTCAAGGCGGCTCGCTCATTGGCATCAGGTGCCCCGACAGCTTCAGACATGTCTCCGGAGGATCACCTAGCCAAGGGTATTGAATGCCATGAGAATGGCTCAGTGAAGGAATCCACCTACCATCTTCGCCATGCAGCGAAGGGAGGCAACCCGACAGGTATGCTTCTGTATGCGCTGGCATGCAGACACGGCTGGGGTATGCGGCCCAACCAGCGGGAGGGTGTTGAGTGGCTGCGTAAAGCAGCTGAATGTGCCAGCCTTGAAATCGCTGATGACGAGGACCATGTCAAGGAAGGAAAGTTTGTGGATGCCATGGAGAGAAGAACTCGCAAGGCACAGTTCGCACTCAGCATCTATGAGTTGGGTGTGAGCCATATGAATGGATGGGGTATCGAGCAGGACAAGGCTCTTGCCCTGAGATGCTTTGAGATCGCTGGATGTAAGTTGAGATTGCATGTTCTTGACGGATTCATGAAGCTAATGGTGTGAACAGCTTGGGGCGATGTAGATGCACTGGCCGAAGCAGGCTTTTGCTACGCTCAAGGAGTTGGCTGCAAGAAGAACCTTAAGAAGGCCGCTGGCTTTTATAGACAAGCTGAGGCCAAAGGGATGAACATGGTCGGCAACAGCTGGTATGTTTTACATGTAGCCCTCCAAGGGAACGGAATATTGGTATTGACAAGCGCCATCACAGGATTCACAAGTCAAAGTACAATGACGAAGACAAGCCTGCCAAGAATGCCCGCAGCAAGTCGAGGACGCGCACCATGTTCGGCATTAAGACTGGCTAGCGATGAGTCTTTTTGAAGTTCTTTTTGCGCGGAGCGTCTAGCGGCATTTCATGGATCATGACCACTTGCATCAACACATCACCTTCATACCCCGCATCTTCGGAGTTTCGGAAGACTGGCTCTGCGGAGTGCAGCTGTTTTTACTGGGCATTTAAAAACTCAGAGGCTAGGAATTGTGCCATTTTCTGTATTCAACGAGGTCTCAAAAAGTGTGACCTAAGAGAGGGGGGGGAATAAGGACGCCTCTCCCTACTTTGTTCTAACAATGTGTGCGAGGGATTTGGGTCCTGGAGAGGCTCTGGGTTTGTGACATAGGGACAAAAAAGTGATGGGTCCTTTCTGTGTGTCCAGACCTTGATCGAACATACCCTTGATTCCTATGTATATACCACTTTTGTCTTTTTTATTCTGGGAGGGAAGCAATGGCTCTCTTCATAGGGTACTTCATGGGGATTCCTTTTGTCGTACAAAATGCGTCTGCCTACCCAGTTGCGGTAGTGTAGCCAATGGATCAAATTTTTCGAAATCAAACTGTTGAGCAACCACTTTGAATTGGCATAAACTGCTAGCAAGAGGTCGAATGGCCGTACTATGTCAAGAGGAATGGATGTTGACCAAAGTCTTGTGGAAGCATCCACAGTCAGCGGCTATCGAAGCCCCTGTTAAGTAAATTATCGATGCTGTTCCATGTCAAAATAGTGATGGGAAGTTGGCACTTTGGGGGGAAATGGTTTGCGTCAGTCTCGTCTATTGCCATCATTGTATTGGTACAGAATCTTCCCGATATGGGAGTACTTCATTCAGCACGTCTTAAGAACCCCTCCACCTCCAGTTGCCTCGTAAACATCATGCATCTAGGTATCAACCTCCATCGCTTCACCGGCCGGCACCTCCGTTACGCTCACGTAGCGGCCAATCTCGTTCTTCTTGATAATCTTCTCGTTGAGCACGGCCGTGGTGCCCTTCTGGAAGGCGTAGCTCTTGAGCTTAGCGCTACGCTCGTTGGGCTTGACGAAGCCGCGCTTGAGGGTGGTCTTGTCCTTTGTGATGATGGCGACGTCGACGTTGCTTCCGGAGCCGAGATCGTTAAAGATACCGGCCTGGATGGCATCGCTTGCGAGCTTGACGGCCTCGTCCTGGGTCAGGGACGGCTTCCACTGGGTCTCGAAGACGGACATGGCGGCCAGGGAGCCGGAGCCCATGGTGACGTAGGGGAGCTTGTCGGTGGAACCGTGGGCGTGGACGGTGAAGAGGTGGGTTCCCGTGGGGTCGACGCCGGCGACGACGAGGTAGGCACCAATGTGGCCCTGGTACTGGAAGAGATGCTGCTTGAGCATGGTCATGCAGGTGACGACGCGGGGCTTGCGGCCCGTGGAGAGGGCGTGGAGCTCGAGGTTGGAGGATATGATTGCCGTGGTGAACTCGGTGTCGGCGGCGGTACCGGCTCCTGCACACCAAATCTGGGGAGCGATGTAGTGCAGCTTTTCGCAGTTCTTGTCGGCGACGATGGGACCGGAAGTTGCTCTTGTATCGGCGGCAATCTAGAGTGCACCTCGCTCTGTTAGCTGCTGCGGTTGAAGGCGAGGGATGCTATCGGGGTGGGAGaagggggggaggggaaCCAGGCGAATCCCAAAGGTTGCCATCGCTGCTCAAAGACGTGAATCGAATGGAGGGTACTGACCACAACACCGCCGTCGAATATGCATCCTACGATGGTGGTACCTGTGCTCGTCGCCTTGGGGAGGGGGACACCTCGGGCGTGGAGGGCCGCATTGCGGTTGTAGTTTGAGAAGTCGAAGCCGGGCATCGTTGCTGCTGCCTTGTCTGGAAACCCCGGTCGCTATCCTGTGTATGTAAGAAACCGTCGAATTCGTTCAAGTAGTTTGTGGTCGTCAGTCGTGGCAGTCGAAGTTGGGTTCGAGGAGAAGTCGTCGACAGATGAGGTGGGGATCGAGTGAGGTTGAAGGTGGACGCGGTAAACGGTAAGGTAGAGCTGGATGACGAGGCTAAAAGCTGCCTTCGATGGTCGTTGCCGCTGTTTGGGGGGGGCCTGGGAGCTCCTGCACGCCTGCAAGGCACCCTGACATTCGACGTAGCTTGCCAGAGGCAGCAGTGATTGGACAGAGAGAGCCCCAGATCTGAGCTAAACCGAAGCTCACCGCACGTGACTCGAACATTTGGAGGGATTGGCAGGCGACCGGCCGGGGAACGGGGGGATGGGCCAAGCAAAGAGCTGGGAATTTTTAGGTAGCCATTCCTGAAAAAAAGTCCCAGGCCAAAAGACGAGCCAAAGGTGCAAGACTCTTTTACGCATCTCGACTGGCGCCTGTCTCTCTGCTTTGCACCCAATTGCATCGCGTTTCCACGTGTGGCACGTCataatacttatttcctTCCAGATTTGAGGCGATTAGCCAGGCTTCATCCAGCTATTTTCCTTCTCTTTATCCCATAGCTGCCGGTTGCGACAGCAGCAACATAGCCAAACCTCGTGGCTCAAGCAACAACACCCCCCAAGCTGAGTGCAGCGCGAAGCACCCTAACAACAGCAAGAAATAGAAGAGGGGCAACAAGAAGacgaaaaagaaaagaagcaCAAGGGGAAAACTCTTATCAACAAACGCGACCCCTCCAGCGAATGCGAAGGACCACCCTGACTTACACGTCCTCCCTCCACAAGCCGGTCACGTCGCAACAGTCATGGCTTTCAGCTTCGCGAACCAAGGAAATGCCACggccggaggaggaggaggactgACTCAAGGCCCCGAGCTGGAGGTGATCCAGACCGAGGTGAGATCTGGTCACCGACACCGTCGATGCCGCTGTCTTTTGAAAGTTCGAGGCTCACCATGTAAATCTATTCAGGCGCTTGGTTTCAAGTCGATTGCAGGCGACGCGAAGCTCCGACTCACATCCGCCTGGTCCCCGCCGCCCGCCGATACCGCCTCGCTCATCAGCATCGCCTCCCGCCGAGGcctcgtcgccgccgccggacCCGACGGTATCACCATCACCTCGACTGACTCCGTGCGCAAGGGCTTTGAGGGTGAAAAGGAAGGCGATTCCGATGTCCGCGCGTTCCAGCCGCAGGGCAAGCTGCCCATGCCTATGAGGGTGTCGCAGCTCGCCTTCAGCGCCGACGAGAACTACCTGATCCTCTCCGCCGAGAGCGGAGGCGGTCTCGCGGTATACGAAGTGGAAAGCCTGCTCCAGGGTGCCACGAAAGCTGCGTTCGAGCTTGCGACGAACGGCGAAACTTTGAGGGCGCTCTTCCCGAACCCCACGATCGAGAAGGCGGAACTGTGCGCCATTGTGACGAATAACGGCAACCTGCACATGGCGAACCTGAAGGAGAGGTCAGTCAGCAATGCTCTGAAAGCACAGGTTAGCTGCATAAGCTGGAGCACAAAAGGAAAGCAGCTGGTGGCGGGCTTGGCGGACGGGACCATTTTCCAAATGACCCCTGAGGGTGAGGCCAAG from the Colletotrichum lupini chromosome 3, complete sequence genome contains:
- a CDS encoding proteasome subunit beta type-7, with amino-acid sequence MPGFDFSNYNRNAALHARGVPLPKATSTGTTIVGCIFDGGVVIAADTRATSGPIVADKNCEKLHYIAPQIWCAGAGTAADTEFTTAIISSNLELHALSTGRKPRVVTCMTMLKQHLFQYQGHIGAYLVVAGVDPTGTHLFTVHAHGSTDKLPYVTMGSGSLAAMSVFETQWKPSLTQDEAVKLASDAIQAGIFNDLGSGSNVDVAIITKDKTTLKRGFVKPNERSAKLKSYAFQKGTTAVLNEKIIKKNEIGRYVSVTEVPAGEAMEVDT